A DNA window from Acidobacteriota bacterium contains the following coding sequences:
- a CDS encoding type II toxin-antitoxin system VapB family antitoxin, producing the protein MQMPAKICIERQIVRTTLNIDDEALEAALKADPGKTKTAVINDALRDYARRRALRGLRKLAGKVGWSGDLDALRKRKPRPS; encoded by the coding sequence ATGCAGATGCCTGCTAAAATCTGCATCGAGAGGCAGATCGTGCGGACGACGCTGAACATCGACGACGAGGCGCTCGAGGCGGCGCTCAAAGCCGACCCCGGGAAGACGAAGACGGCCGTCATCAACGACGCCCTGCGCGACTACGCGCGGCGGCGGGCGCTGCGCGGCCTTCGGAAGCTCGCCGGCAAGGTCGGCTGGTCCGGCGACCTCGACGCGCTCCGGAAGCGGAAGCCCCGGCCCTCGTGA
- a CDS encoding PIN domain nuclease: MRVLVDTSAWAEFLNGTGSPEARAVDRLLAGEDDVVTCGLVAAEVFQGIRRDREELEAFFRKMTFLEPAGIDTYLKAADLHRTLRRRGITIRSTIDCFLAVLAAENGCEMLFRDRDLKQIVESGLLDLRARA, from the coding sequence GTGAGGGTCCTCGTCGACACGTCCGCCTGGGCCGAGTTCCTGAACGGCACGGGCTCCCCCGAGGCCCGCGCCGTGGACCGCCTCCTCGCGGGCGAGGACGACGTCGTGACGTGCGGCCTCGTCGCCGCCGAGGTCTTCCAGGGAATTCGCCGCGACCGCGAGGAGCTCGAAGCGTTCTTCCGCAAAATGACGTTTCTCGAACCCGCCGGGATCGACACCTACCTGAAGGCCGCCGACCTCCACCGCACGCTGCGCCGCCGCGGCATCACGATCCGATCCACGATCGACTGTTTTCTCGCGGTCCTCGCCGCCGAGAACGGCTGCGAAATGCTCTTCCGGGACCGGGATCTCAAGCAGATCGTCGAAAGCGGCCTCCTCGACCTCCGCGCCCGGGCCTGA
- a CDS encoding glycosyltransferase family 9 protein — translation RLAARAALFVGADTGPTHLAAAAGTPTLALFGPTPPERYGPVGPRTAVLRESPAAYNRSGGRWPVEDVREAARRLLA, via the coding sequence GCGCCTCGCGGCGCGCGCGGCTCTGTTCGTGGGTGCGGACACGGGGCCGACGCACCTCGCCGCAGCCGCCGGGACGCCGACCCTCGCCCTCTTCGGGCCGACGCCGCCCGAGCGCTACGGCCCGGTGGGCCCGCGCACCGCCGTCCTCCGGGAATCTCCCGCGGCCTACAATCGTTCCGGTGGACGATGGCCAGTCGAGGACGTCCGTGAAGCGGCACGCAGGCTCCTCGCGTAA
- the pilB gene encoding type IV-A pilus assembly ATPase PilB — MAVKLGDLLVKAKLVTPEQIQEALVEVQASGMKLGEALVKLGYVSEDDITETLSAQFGVPSINLSHFEIDPNVLKLVAPEVARKYNILPVNKTGATITIAMADPTNVFAMDDIKFMTGYNVEPVVASEIALQQAIDRHYGATHALELKKVMEEMSVVDTADTSLEVVEETEQETIDLEKLVDEGEEAPVIRLVNIILTDAIKRMASDIHIEPYEREYRVRYRIDGILYEVMNPPPKLKEAIASRIKILAKLDIAEKRLPQDGRIKIKMKLAGKVKELDYRVSVLPTLFGEKIVCRLLDKDNLMLDMTKLGFEKDSLLRFEKAILRPWGMVLVTGPTGSGKTNTLYSALSRINTPETNIMTAEDPVEFNLPGINQVQMKDAIGLNFAAALRSFLRQDPNIILVGEIRDFETAEIAVKASLTGHLVLSTLHTNDAPSTINRLMNMGIEPYLVATSVVLIAAQRLIRRVCASCKAPTEVAPQVLVSLGFTPEDAKTVQVMKGKGCEKCNNTGYKGRVALVEVLEITEEVRELILSGASSIEIKRKGLEEGMISLRRSGLQKIKDGLTSIEEVVRETVLWVGKFLRPPPTENPLPSSLFCSP, encoded by the coding sequence ATGGCCGTGAAGCTGGGCGATCTCCTCGTCAAGGCGAAGCTCGTCACGCCCGAGCAGATCCAGGAAGCGCTCGTCGAAGTGCAGGCGTCGGGCATGAAGCTCGGCGAGGCTCTCGTCAAGCTCGGTTACGTCTCGGAAGACGACATCACGGAGACGCTTTCGGCGCAGTTCGGCGTCCCGTCGATCAACCTCTCGCACTTCGAGATCGACCCGAACGTCCTCAAGCTCGTGGCCCCGGAGGTCGCGCGCAAGTACAACATTCTCCCCGTCAACAAGACGGGCGCGACGATCACGATCGCGATGGCGGACCCGACGAACGTGTTCGCCATGGACGACATCAAGTTCATGACGGGCTACAACGTCGAGCCCGTCGTCGCCTCCGAGATCGCGCTGCAGCAGGCGATCGACCGCCACTACGGCGCGACGCACGCCCTCGAGCTGAAGAAGGTCATGGAGGAGATGTCGGTCGTCGACACGGCCGACACCTCGCTCGAAGTCGTCGAGGAGACCGAGCAGGAGACGATCGACCTCGAGAAGCTCGTGGACGAGGGCGAGGAAGCCCCCGTCATCCGGCTCGTGAACATCATCCTGACGGACGCCATCAAGCGCATGGCGTCGGACATCCACATCGAGCCCTACGAGCGCGAGTACCGCGTGCGGTACCGCATCGACGGCATCCTGTACGAGGTCATGAACCCGCCTCCGAAGCTCAAGGAGGCGATCGCATCGCGCATCAAGATCCTCGCGAAGCTCGACATCGCCGAGAAGCGCCTCCCGCAGGACGGGCGCATCAAGATCAAGATGAAGCTCGCCGGCAAGGTCAAGGAGCTGGACTACCGCGTCTCCGTGCTCCCGACGCTCTTCGGCGAGAAGATCGTCTGCCGCCTTCTCGACAAGGACAACCTCATGCTCGACATGACGAAGCTGGGGTTCGAGAAGGACTCCCTGCTTCGCTTCGAGAAGGCGATCCTGCGCCCGTGGGGCATGGTCCTCGTGACGGGTCCGACGGGTTCGGGCAAGACGAACACGCTCTACTCGGCGCTCTCGCGCATCAACACGCCCGAGACGAACATCATGACGGCCGAGGACCCGGTGGAGTTCAACCTCCCGGGCATCAACCAGGTGCAGATGAAGGACGCGATCGGCCTCAACTTCGCGGCCGCGCTGCGCTCCTTCCTCCGGCAGGACCCGAACATCATCCTCGTCGGCGAGATCCGCGACTTCGAGACGGCCGAGATCGCCGTCAAGGCGTCGCTCACGGGCCACCTCGTCCTCTCGACGCTGCACACGAACGACGCGCCCTCCACGATCAACCGCCTCATGAACATGGGCATCGAGCCCTACCTCGTCGCGACGTCCGTCGTCCTCATCGCGGCGCAGCGCCTCATCCGGCGCGTGTGCGCGAGCTGCAAGGCGCCCACCGAGGTCGCGCCGCAGGTCCTCGTCTCCCTCGGGTTCACGCCCGAGGACGCGAAGACCGTGCAGGTCATGAAGGGCAAGGGCTGCGAGAAGTGCAACAACACCGGCTACAAGGGCCGCGTCGCGCTCGTCGAGGTCCTCGAGATCACCGAGGAGGTTCGCGAGCTCATCCTCTCGGGCGCGTCCTCGATCGAGATCAAGAGGAAGGGCCTCGAGGAGGGAATGATCTCCCTCCGCCGCTCGGGCCTGCAGAAGATCAAGGACGGCCTGACGTCGATCGAGGAAGTCGTCCGGGAGACGGTCCTCTGGGTGGGGAAATTTCTTCGTCCCCCGCCGACCGAGAATCCCCTCCCCTCTTCTCTTTTCTGCTCTCCGTGA
- a CDS encoding type IV pilus twitching motility protein PilT — protein sequence MAVTLHQLLKTLVERGGSDLHITTNSPPMIRVDGDLIPLDYPPLTVPETKQLAYSILTDVQKHRFEEQLELDLSFGVKGLARFRGNCFLQRGAVSAVFRQIPYEILGFRELGVPNVVETLCNKPRGLVLVTGPTGSGKSTTLATMIDKINREQPRHIVTIEDPIEFLHTHKRCIVNQRELHADTHSFPNALRAVLREDPDVVLVGEMRDLETIECALRIAETGHLTLATLHTNSAVQTMNRVIDVFPASQQPQVRAQLSFVLEGILCQTLLPRASGKGRCMAMEILVPTPAIRNLIREDKLHQVYSMMQTGQNKYGMQTFNQSLATLVHRRVISQELAMTVSSLPDELTEMIARGAGVVTSTAAGGNPPPPPANAARRA from the coding sequence ATGGCGGTGACCCTGCACCAGCTCCTCAAGACGCTTGTCGAGAGGGGCGGGTCCGACCTCCACATCACGACGAACTCTCCCCCGATGATCCGGGTGGACGGGGATCTCATCCCACTCGACTACCCGCCGCTGACCGTTCCCGAGACGAAACAGCTCGCCTACTCGATCCTCACGGACGTCCAGAAGCACCGCTTCGAGGAGCAGCTCGAGCTCGACCTCTCGTTCGGCGTCAAGGGCCTCGCGCGCTTCCGCGGCAACTGCTTCCTGCAGCGCGGCGCCGTCTCGGCCGTCTTCCGCCAGATCCCCTACGAGATTCTCGGCTTCCGCGAGCTCGGCGTCCCGAACGTCGTCGAGACGCTCTGCAACAAGCCGCGCGGCCTCGTCCTCGTGACGGGCCCGACGGGCTCGGGAAAGTCCACGACGCTCGCGACGATGATCGACAAGATCAACCGCGAGCAGCCGCGGCACATCGTCACGATCGAGGACCCGATCGAGTTCCTCCACACGCACAAGCGCTGCATCGTCAACCAGCGCGAGCTGCACGCGGACACGCACTCGTTTCCGAACGCGCTCCGCGCCGTCCTCCGCGAGGACCCGGACGTCGTGCTCGTCGGCGAGATGCGCGACCTCGAGACGATCGAGTGCGCGCTCCGTATCGCCGAGACGGGCCACCTCACCCTCGCGACGCTCCACACGAACAGCGCCGTTCAGACGATGAACCGCGTCATCGACGTCTTCCCGGCGAGCCAGCAGCCGCAGGTGCGCGCGCAGCTGTCGTTCGTGCTCGAGGGCATCCTCTGCCAGACCCTTCTCCCCCGCGCCTCGGGCAAGGGCCGCTGCATGGCGATGGAGATTCTCGTCCCGACGCCCGCGATCCGGAACCTCATCCGCGAGGACAAGCTCCACCAGGTCTATTCGATGATGCAGACCGGACAGAACAAGTACGGGATGCAGACCTTCAACCAGTCGCTCGCGACGCTCGTCCACCGCCGCGTGATCTCCCAGGAGCTCGCGATGACGGTTTCCTCGCTCCCGGACGAGCTCACCGAGATGATCGCCCGCGGCGCCGGCGTCGTGACGTCGACGGCCGCCGGCGGGAACCCACCGCCCCCGCCGGCGAACGCCGCGCGGCGCGCCTGA
- a CDS encoding DUF3108 domain-containing protein produces MKRHAGSSRKRARAGVVLAAGVLAAAAFLAPSRRSGADRPPVVVAARESLPKDRLFAVPFGEGETLVYTIAWLKIEGGGMTLKTTRETTSDGVPMHRITLTATSNDYVSKFYPVRDLYETWVDARDFQPLRFEKHAREGRYESDEVEEFDLGKKIGSWREDRTPLPDRIQDIISSFYFLRAQPLAVGADVRVDMFSRGKIYKLKANVLEKEKVETEAGVFDAFKVQPQLRENETAEDRNRGKLFLWFSDDDRRLPVMAKTVMPIGSVTARLTKVVAGTR; encoded by the coding sequence GTGAAGCGGCACGCAGGCTCCTCGCGTAAGCGCGCCCGGGCCGGCGTCGTCCTCGCGGCCGGAGTCCTCGCCGCCGCGGCGTTCCTCGCGCCGTCCCGGCGCTCCGGGGCCGACCGGCCGCCCGTCGTCGTCGCGGCCCGCGAGTCGCTCCCGAAAGACCGCCTCTTCGCCGTGCCGTTCGGAGAGGGCGAGACCCTCGTCTACACGATCGCCTGGCTGAAGATCGAGGGCGGCGGGATGACGCTCAAGACCACGCGCGAGACGACGTCCGACGGCGTCCCGATGCACCGGATCACGCTCACGGCCACCTCGAACGACTACGTCTCGAAGTTCTACCCCGTGCGCGACCTCTACGAGACCTGGGTCGACGCGCGCGATTTCCAGCCCCTGCGTTTCGAGAAGCACGCGCGCGAGGGCCGGTACGAGTCCGACGAGGTCGAGGAGTTCGACCTCGGGAAGAAGATCGGGAGCTGGCGGGAGGACCGGACGCCGCTGCCGGACCGCATCCAGGACATCATCTCGTCGTTCTACTTCCTGAGGGCCCAGCCCCTCGCCGTCGGAGCGGACGTCCGGGTGGACATGTTCTCGCGCGGGAAGATCTACAAGCTCAAGGCCAACGTCCTCGAGAAGGAGAAGGTCGAGACGGAGGCGGGCGTGTTCGACGCGTTCAAGGTGCAGCCACAGCTGCGCGAGAACGAGACGGCCGAGGACCGCAACCGCGGCAAGCTCTTCCTCTGGTTCTCCGACGACGACCGCCGCCTCCCGGTCATGGCCAAGACGGTGATGCCCATCGGGTCGGTCACGGCGCGCCTGACGAAGGTGGTCGCGGGGACCCGCTAG